The Methanothermobacter sp. CaT2 DNA window GAGATTTAACCTTATCAATTTCCAGGAGGATTATCCGATGAAAATACTTGTTGTGGGAACAGGAGCAAGGGAACATGCCATATGCAGTGCACTGGCAGATGAAGCAACCATATACTCTGTGATGGGTAACAGAAACCCGGGTATATCAAGGCTCGCCAGGGAATTCACTGTTGCTCCTGAAGTTGACACCGAAGGGGTGGTCAGGTTCGCATCAGAGAAGGGAGTTGACATGGCATTCATAGGGCCGGAGGCCCCCCTTGAGGCTGGACTGGTGGACGCCCTTGAGGAGGCAGGTATACCCTCGGTGGGACCCACCAGGGATGCAGCCCGCATCGAAACAGATAAATCATTCATGCGCAAACTCTTTGAGGATTACAGAATACCGGGGTCAATAACCTACCGGGTCTTCAGTGACCCTGAGGAGCTACGTGAATTCATGGAAGACTTTGACAGTGAGGCAGTTGTAAAGCCAGTCGGCCTCACAGGAGGAAAGGGCGTCAAGATAGTTGGAGAACACCTCAGGGATAACATGGAGGCCCTCAAATACGCAACAGAGGTCATTGAGAAAAGGATAGGCGGTCATCCCAGTGTGGTGATAGAGGAGCGGGTTGTTGGAGAGGAATTCACTGTACAGGCCTTCTCCGACGGTGAACACATAGTGCCAATGCCAGCAGTCCAGGACCACCCCCACGCCTATGAGGGCGACCAGGGCCCCATAACAGGAGGGATGGGATCATATTCTGACTCAGACGGGCTTCTTCCATTCCTGACACAGAAGGACTATGAAGACGCCGTGGAAATAATGCAGAGGACGGTTGATGCCATAAGGAAGGAGACAGGGCCCTACAGGGGCATACTTTATGGTCAGTTCATGCTCTCTGCAGATGGTCCGAAACTCATAGAGTACAATGCACGATTCGGTGACCCTGAGGCAATGAACGTGCTCCCATTACTTGAATCCAGCATGCTGGAAATATGTGAGGGTATAGTGGATGGAAACCTTAAATCAGCAAGTTTCATGAACCTTGCAACGGTCTGCAAGTATCTGGTACCTGAGGGCTACCCTGAATCAGGTGTTGCCGGCGCCGAGATAAAGGTTGACGAGAAGAAGATAGAGGATATGGGCGTCATAACCTATTATGCGGCTGTGAACCAGGAGGATGATCACATATACACATCATCATCCCGTGCACTTGCACTCGTGGCCCCTGCAGATGACATATACTCTGCAGAGGAGCTCTGTGAGGAAGCAACGGCCCATGTGAAGGGAAGGCTCTACCACAGGAGGGATATAGGTACCAGGGAACTCGTTGAGAAGAGGATTAAACATATGGAGGACCTGCGGTCCTGAGGGAGTTGGGCAGATGAAGCACCTTCTATCTGTATGTGACATGGATAACGTGGTGGACCTCCTTGACCTCGCAGATGACTACAAGGAGGGGAAGATCAGGGAAAAGATCCTCAGGGGTAAAACACTTGCCATGATCTTTGAGAAGTCATCAACAAGGACCAGGGTATCCTTTGAGGTTGGGGCATTCCAGATGGGGGCTCAGCCCCTCTACCTCTCTGCATCGGA harbors:
- the purD gene encoding phosphoribosylamine--glycine ligase, with the protein product MKILVVGTGAREHAICSALADEATIYSVMGNRNPGISRLAREFTVAPEVDTEGVVRFASEKGVDMAFIGPEAPLEAGLVDALEEAGIPSVGPTRDAARIETDKSFMRKLFEDYRIPGSITYRVFSDPEELREFMEDFDSEAVVKPVGLTGGKGVKIVGEHLRDNMEALKYATEVIEKRIGGHPSVVIEERVVGEEFTVQAFSDGEHIVPMPAVQDHPHAYEGDQGPITGGMGSYSDSDGLLPFLTQKDYEDAVEIMQRTVDAIRKETGPYRGILYGQFMLSADGPKLIEYNARFGDPEAMNVLPLLESSMLEICEGIVDGNLKSASFMNLATVCKYLVPEGYPESGVAGAEIKVDEKKIEDMGVITYYAAVNQEDDHIYTSSSRALALVAPADDIYSAEELCEEATAHVKGRLYHRRDIGTRELVEKRIKHMEDLRS